CCCGGCATCACGACCATCCCGCTGGCGTTCAAGGTTCGGGTCGGACGCACCGAAGGATCGGAAGGTGGCGAAGTAATTTTGCCGTCTTGAATCCAAATGTCATGGACTTGACCGTCCAGATTATTGATCGGATCAAAAACATAACCACCGTCTATTTTGAAAAACTCAGACATTGATGTCGTCGGAGACCCCAAATTCAGCAGGCATGAAGTAAAGCAGAACAAACGACTCGTGAAGAGCTAGGCTCGAGACCTCACCCCTATAAAAGCAGTGTAATCGATATGCACCTGCAATATGATTGCAAAAACGATCTTTCATCCTAAACTTTACGACTCGGGTTGGCAATCACATACTTCGCTTCATTCATCCTGTGAAATGCGAATGGAACTTGATAGGCATGCCAGCTTCTTGAACTTCCTTGCAGGTTTGGGGTGACGCAAATTAGCACAAGTCAAAGACAAGTATCCGGTTTGCACCAAGTGCGGATCGAGATACCCAAGGAAATGGTCTTCGACGTTCGGGAAACAAAAGAGCGGTCATTCCGCAGGAAAATGTGAGACGCTGACCAATCAGCTGGTTTCAAGCTCGTCAGTTTGTCCGAGCCGGGCGACCATCAGGATGCACCGCCCGCCCAATAGAGCGATGAGACGAGCTGCTTCATCAATTGCGGTAGGCGGCGAACGTCAAGGACCTGATCGGACCTTCCGAGATCCGGATTGGCTCAGGCAGTTCAACGATCTTGCCTGGCTGGCGGCAAAAACGGCTCCCGTCCCCGTTTTCCCCCGACGGAAATGTTGACCGCCTTGACGGCAGCTTCGAGCTTAGCCCAGCCCGCATCCCACCCCTATCGGGTGGTTCTAGTGGAGCGACACGGGCGTCAGATTTTGGACCTGAAACTCGTCTTCATCCTCGACGATCCGAATTAGAACGTCCGCAGGTAGGTCGTGGAATTCTTGGGTTTTTCCAGAGGTCGGCCAAAATATTTCTAGCCGCTGCACATTCTCGGCTTTTCCTATGCCAATGGTTTGCCTCAACGGATTGGCGCCAAAGCTTCCTCCGCTATTCACCGTGCGGAAAATCTGCGAATCCCGACCATCGATCGTGACCTTGATTTGGGCGCCGATCGCTGATCGATTGCTTTGAGTACCAATTAGCCGAACGGCGATCCAGTGATTTGCTGATCCCGGATTTTCGAAGAGGGCGTCGCTAAATCGATCGCCCGGATAAGCGCCGCCCAATTGCGCGTACACATCCTGATCGCCGTCATTGTCCAAGTCGGCAAAGGCGATTCCGTGGCCCTTTTGAAGGTGCCCGAAACCTCCACTGAAGGTGATGTCTGCAAATCGCTCACCTCCTTGATTGTGGTACATCACGTTGGGCATCAATGCTTCGTAGTCCGGATAGCCGGTGCCGAGGTAGAAATCGAGATATCCGTCGTTGTCCAGGTCTCCGAAATTCACCCCCATTGGCAAAACGTGCTGTTCGAGATTCGCTTGCCGGGCGACATCGCGGAAGCGACCCGACCCGTTGCCTTGGTAAAGACGTGCTGTTTCGCCCTTGAACGAAACTCCCATGTAGCTGTCCACGACGTTGGCCAAAGATTTTGAGCCCCCCAGGTTCGTGGCGACGTAGATATCAAGATGGCCATCGTTGTTGTAGTCCCAAAACCAGGTTGGGAAGCTCGCCTTGGGTAGTGCTACGCCTGCCTGTTCGGCCACGTCGACAAATGTGCCATCACCCTGGTTGTGATAAAGGCGGTTCAGACCCAGCATATTCGAAACGTACAAATCTGGGAATCTATCGTGGTCGTAGTCGCCCCACGAAACTCCCTTAGCAAATCGCCAGTTCTCAACACCGGCGGATGCGGCCACATCGGTAAAGGTACCATCGCCATTGTTGTGAAACAGTTGGCTGGGAGCATGCACGTCGCCGTAGTGTTCATTGCCAACGTAAAGGTCCAGGTACCCATCGTTGTCGTAGTCGGCCCACGCGCCAGTTTGTGTCGGATGCGACTTTGACTCCAACCCCGCCGCGAACGTTACATCCGAGAAAGTCCCATCGCCATTATTGCGCAGAAGCGAGTTGGGATGTCGGCCTGATTCTCCGCACCAGGCACCGCGGAACACGAAAATATCGACATGTCCGTCGTTATTGTAGTCCGCTTGTTCCATGTTAATGCCGCCGAGTATCCCAGCCAATTGGGACTCTTCCGTGGCATCGTTAAAGGAGCCGTCCCCATTGCTCAGAAAGCAACGCATTTGCCCAGTAGGGTCGTATGTGGATGCCATGATATCCAGGTGCAAATCACCGTTGAAGTCGTCGACAATCACGCCACCTAGTAGGTTAAACGTTTCAAGGTCCATCTTCGGAGCCACATTGACAAACCGTGGCCAGGCCTCGTCGGAATTGAACACGTCGGGAGAGATGCGATATTCGTGCGGTACATCATGCGGATAGCCCTCGATCGTCATGTGTGCCAGGTTTAGCAGCCACTTTGACTTCAACCAAACCGGTGATGTCGTGGATGCATTTGCAAGGACTTCTTCGAAAAATTGAATGGCTTGTTTGGAACCCTGTCGCCGTCGGTGGATTCCCTCGCCGCGGATTGGCATGATGCAACTGTCAGCGGTATTTTGTGCGCAACAATTTTGCGATTCTCCCAGTCGCAGGTAGGCAAGCGCCAACCGGTAACGGAGTTCGTTCTCTGCCTCTAGAGGAATTTTTCCGGATAGTTTCGGTAGCAGTTCATAGGCTTTGGTGAGCGTATCAATCGCGTCTGCTTCGCTGCCTTGTTTTGCTTCTTCTCGCGCTAATCGAACATACCCGATGAGCCAATGCTTGAAGTTCGTCTGTGGATCCATGGCAGCCAAGCGGTTTTTCCAAACCTCAACGTTTTTGGATCCCAGCCAAGGATGCTCGGTGGGGGCCTTGTCTGCGATCTGCCGCAATCGCATTAGCATCTTGGTGTGGCTGGCAGGCTGAACCCGCGGCTCTTTGGAGACGGTTGCCGAAAGCACTTCTGTTGAATTTGCTTGCAGGGCCTCCTCGGAACTCTGCCGACAGCCCAAGCCCGCCGACAGCCCGATCGCCAAGAATACCATGACCCAGCAACCACCCGGTGGCTGAGAATTCATAACGGACCAATGTTTTTTAATCACGTGGCGAACCAACAAGCTGGCAGGACCTGATTGAGCAGCGGCGCGGAAAATGTTCTGCTTGGTTGTTCCAGTATAATCGTATCAAAGCCAATTTGCAGCAGACTGCCAGACTGGTCACCGTCTGGATGCCAAAGCTCGACCTGTCACGCAAGTGGTTTTTTGACGTGGAGCCGGTTGATGCTGTTTGTACGTCTGACCGGCCAGAAGTTAATTTGATCCGGTCTAATTCATATCGCCATTTTTGATAGGGACGAACACGCTACGTCAAAAAAAACTGGCATGGCCCAACTCTTCCTTCGCAATTAATTCTGAAAAAAAATGGTTGCTGGATACTGGCATGCGTGAAGCCGAAGCGGCATTCATTCGAATTGTTGCCGTGGCGACGATCGTCTTTGTCATGGCCTCGTACGCGGCGATGGCGGCTACCGACGAAAGCGAAACGGCCGAACGAAAAGAGTCCTTTATGCAGCCGGCTGAGGAATGGGCCTTTGAAGCTCACAAGCATGTGGCCATTTCCTAAGAGTCGTGTTCACCGATGCGAGTTTCGGAGGATGCGTCACCTCCGAGGTTGATGCATCCGACTGCAGTCCCAAGACTAATAGGAATTTTGATTTCCAGAACTCAAGGGGTCTTCCTTGTAGGCTGGTTGGAAGATCGGTTTCCATGATCGAGGACGCGGGCCTCTACCGAGCCATACTCCCTGAACAACTGGCAGGTGCCGTCGTGCAGTTCTATGTTGAGGGCCAAGATGACCACGGCAGAACTTCGAATTTCCCGGCCGCAGGACCCGATTCACGATCCCTATTTCAAGTACAAGACGACCGCGGCACGACGAATCCGATCGAAAACATTCCGATCATCATGCTCAGCGAAGATGCCGATCGCATCTACACGCCGACACAGTTCATGAGTAATCAGTTTGAGGGAGCAACGGTGATCGTCAACCAACGCGACGTGTTTTATGACATGAGTGTCCCTGGGAAAGACGGCAGTCGCGGTCGCCCGTTTCCGATTCTATTGGGGGAGTTATGCAATTCGTTTCCACCCCGATCAAATATTTCGTGGCGTGCATGAAACAATCGGCCTAGACAAATCGGGAGCAAGTGGCCTCGTGGCGGGCAGACAAGATGAGATTCTATTTGACCAGATTTCCAACCATGCAGCCGGTGGCTTGTTGAGCAATTACACGGACCTAGCGTATTCCGTTGGATCCGTACCCGAACACGATGGGACGGTCATGCGGGAGTTGGATCGTTACGACAGCATTTACTTGGACGAACGCTTTGAAAACGGAGAAAAAGCAACGGTCTTCGAACACGGTTTGATTTACTACCCAACACTGACCGACGACGGTACACCAGAGGGTCCCAAAATTGCCGTACCCAATGAAGTCCTTGGTGTACCTTCGGACGACTATGGTGACGACAAGGGATTCTATCGCTGGAATCTGCTGATCAAAAACAACCGCGTTCGGGATGACTACGATCGAGTCATTGAGATGAACAAAGTCTTAGGACTCCGTGACGATGCGTTTCTCGGTTCTGTGGAAGACGTGATCGATGTGGATTAATGGCTGCAGACCTTCGCTGTTGCCATGCTAGGTGGGGTGAGTGATTCGTATTTCCGACTGAATTGGCAATATACCACGGGCTTCATCGTACCGTCCTCCGGCCGCGGCATTTTGTTGGTGCCTTGGGACGCGGACGTCGTCTTTCCGGGGGTCGGCCTTTTCTCGGGTAATCTCGAATTCAACAGTCTAATGGACTTCCCAGAATACGAACGTACTTTCTACAGACATCCGCACGACATCCGCACGACATCCTGAACACCATATTCAAGGTCAAATATTTGACCCCATGGGCTGACCACTATGGTGAGCTAAGCAGACAAGATTTGTCAGGAATCACCGCACTTATTGCCACGCAAACCGCTTGCCACGCAAACCGCGGAGCTCAACGAACGATTTGAGAGTTGTGCGCCGGCCGCCGAATTCGTCGTCACCGACGCGGGGCCCTCGGATATTCAACCGGAGTCGATGATTACGCTCACTGGAGTCGCTTGGATCCACGTTCGCCAAATCCAATTTGCGGATAGCGACCTGCCCCTGGATGTGAGGTGGACGGATGTCACCACTTGGGAAATCGACGTTCCGGGGGTGACAGAATTAATCGTAGAAGCCGATGATTTTGACGGCGACGGAGATTTAACCAGCGAAGATCTCGTCATCGCATTTCAGTTCGGTCATTTTCAAGTTTAACTCCCTACTTCTGACTGCTACCGATGTCACAAACTCGCTTTACTGTTTACATCACGATCGTGCTCTGTCTTTGGACAACCGCCCATTCGTTGGCCAACGAATTAGCGCACGAACGTCCCACTGGACTTGTTTCGCATCCCCTCCAAAACCCACTGGGATTAGAGCTACATGAGGTAGCTTTTGGATGGCATGTTTCCGGTCCAACGGAAAATCAAATCGCTTACGAAATTCTCGTCGCCAGCAATCCGCAAAGACTGGCCGCCAACGTTGGCGATCTTTGGGAAAGTGGTTGGCGTCAATCGACGCGCCACACTCGCATCGTTTACCGAGGTACCGCACTACCAAGCAACGCGCAGATTGGGTGGAAAGTGCGAATCAAGACGAAAGACGGTAATGTGGGACCATTCAGCAACGCCGCCAGTTTTCACACAGCAAACCACAAACCGCGCGACGGAAACGCCAACCCTCTACCGCAAACCGTGCGTAGCCGCATTGTGTTCCTGGGCAATACGCTGATCTCACGGATGGATAAATACGGCTATTTGGAAACGGCTCTAACGGCTCGGTGGCCCCGCCACGACATTATTTTTCGAAACCTAGGCTGGCCAGCCGATGACGTGTTTGGAACCGCTCGTTCAGAATTTGGATCCGATCACAATACGCAATCCTGGGAGCCGCCCAAGGGAGAAGTAGGATTTGGGTACACGGTGCTGTTGCAACAGGTTCAGGAAGCTCGTCCGAGCACCATCTTCGTGGGCTACGGATCCGTGGCCGCATTCGCCGAGGACGACGCAAGCTTTCAACGTTTCGTCACCGGATACAAGCGATTGTTAACTGCCTTGGAAGCCACGGGGGCCACGATCGTTCTGCTCTCACCGCCACGTCAGGAATTCCTTGGCCCGCCGCTGTCCGATCCAGCGAAACGCAATGTGCGTCTGAAACGCGCCGCGAAGACAATCCATGAACTGGCGAGAAAACGAGATCACGGCTTTGTCGACCTCTACGAAAAGCTCATCGCTGAGAATCCGCAGGAACATCTGACGGAAAACGGAATTCATCTGAGTGAATTGGGCTATCGTCGCTTGGCCGACGTCATCGTGAACGAACTTGGACTTGAAAATCACGCGGCCGAGGTGGTTTGTCAAGATGATGGGAAAGTTTCGCTCGTTCGTCATGGGACGGTCAAGAATGTTGTGTCGACGAATCGTGGCTTTCGTTTCGACCTCACCGCGGATGCGTTAGAAACAAGCTCGCCTGTGGTAATCAAGGCAGAAGGCGACAACTCACTAAAGATCGATGGCCAAGTTCACACTCACGTGGACGATCTTCATTGGCACAATGGGTACGCGGTTGCAAAAAGTCCCGATGACGAACAGGCGGAAGAGCTGCGGCGCGTCATCATTGAGAAAAATCAACTTCATCGATATCGCATTCGTCCTCTCAATAAGACATACATCTTTCTCTTTCGTCGTCACGAGATGGGACACCTCGGCTACGAAAGAGAAGACCTCGACCGGTTGGTGGAAGAAAAAGAAGAGTTGATCGCTCGTCTGCGAGCGCCTCGGCTTCATCGTTACGAACTGGAACGGCTCGAACCGTGGACAGCGCCGAAAGACTATTCTGATCACTACGTGCCCGACCATATTCCGCCACCGGATGTCGTGGCGGAACAAAAGTCATTCCAGGTCGCCGAGGGCTTTCAGGTCAATCTGTTCGCCGCGAATCCCATGATCGCCAACCCAATCAACCTGAATTGGGATCGCCGTGGTCGCGCCTGGGTGTCTACAAGCTCAACCTACCCGCACCTTAAACCCGGGCATCAACCGAACGATCGCATCGTTATTCTCCAAGACACAAACCACGACGGCCGCGCGGATCAATCGACAGTATTCGCCGACGGGTTGCTGATACCTCATTCGGTGATGCCCGTTGAAGGGGGCGCCTATGTTTGCAGCGCAACGGAGCTTCTATTCCTGGCCGACCGCGATGGTGACGACCGAGCCGACGAGCGTCACGTTGTATATTCTGGCTTTGGCAACGCCGACGTCCATCACATGATTCATGGATTGCGGTCTGCTCCGTGGGGTGAACTGTATTTCCTTCAGTCGCTTTACACCAATAGCTTTATTGAAACCGCTTGGGGCAACCGCCGACTGAACGGTGGCGGAGTTTGGCGATTTCAACCGGCGCATAAAAAACTGGATGTCTTTGCGCGCGGCATGGTGAACCCCTGGGGGCTCACATTTGATGAGTGGGGTCAATCGTTCAGCACCGACGGCGCTTATTACGAAGGTCCAATTTACGTCTTCCCCGGCGCTGCCTTTGAGACCGCCGCGGGAGCTGAGCGTATCCTGCCCGGACTCGTTGCCGGAAAGCCCAAGTACACGGCAGCCGAATTCGTTTCCGGGCGACACATGCCCGAGCATTGGCAGGGTAGCCTCATCACCAACGACTTTCGCGGAAATCGTACGGTGCGGTACGAGATTCAGGAAAAAGGCAGTGGCTATTCTGCCATGGAAGTGGAAACGGTCTTGCAATCGAGCCACATTGCATTCCGTCCCGTCGACATCAAGATGGGACCAGACGGCGCCCTCTACGTCGTCGATTGGTACAACGCGATTCTCGGTCACGGCGAAGTCGATTTTTATCATCCGGACCGAGATAAATCACACGGTCGTATCTGGCGTCTTACCGCCAAGGACCGGCCTACGGTTCCTCCACCGCAAATCGCTGGCGCTAAGACCGCCGATTTGCTTGACATGCTGAAAGCTCCCGAAACATGGACGCGCGACCAAGCGCGGCGTGAATTAACAGCTCGCGACACAAGCAATCGAAATGTCAAGCGGTCGAGTGTTTCTCCGGCTCGGCCGAACGCTGCCCAAACCTCAGCTGATCAAATCCCGGATTGGTTGACATCGATCGATCCACACGACCCACGTGCCGAACATCACCGGCTAGAAGCACTCTGGTTAGCTCGAGCCGTTGACGTTCCCAACCCAGAGTTGCTCGATCAAGTGTTGGCATCTCCCGACCCTCGCGCTCGCGCTGCCGCGGTGCGAATGACATCCCACTGGTTTGCTAACTTACCCGACGCGTTCTCACAGCTCGCCAAGGCCGTAGAGGACGATCATCCGCGCGTCCGTCTAGAGGCCGTTAATGCGTTGCGCCAAGTCAACTCACTGGCAGCGGCGAACGTCGCTTTGAGATCACTCGATTATCCCGTCGATCGAGATCTCGACTACGCGATCTGGCTAACCGCCAGGACAACGCAAGACGAATGGCTACCGGCACTCCAGGCTGGAAAAACGGTATTCGACGGTAACATCGACCGCATGACGTTCGCACTGAGTGCCGTTAGGAATCGCCGCGCCATCAAACCACTCATTGATCTAATTCGTCAAGGAATCATCCAGGGGTCAGAACGTGAGAAAGCGATTCGAACGATTGCTGCCATGGGTGATGCGCAGGCTCTTGGACTGCTCCTGAATCTCACTACGGACGAGGTAAAACTTTTGCCTGCGATTGCGGACGGCGCAGCGACTAACCAGGAAGTCCCCGAGGATACCGCGCTCATCGTTGATTTGCTCGAACACGAACATGCGCAAATTCGCGAAGCCGCGATCCGACTTTCGGGTCACTGGATCATTGATGCCGCCAAAACTCGGCTGCTACGCATTCTCAGCGATGCTGACTTCTCATCAACGGACCGTTTTTTGGCGGCTGATGCGCTCGCTCGACTTGGCGAGTTCGCGACGCTAGAACAACTGGCGGTGGGAGACAAGTCGTTACCGATTCGTACAGCTGCAATCTGCGCCTGGGCGGGAATCGATCCGGCGAAATCGGCACCTGCAGCGGTTGCGTTACTTACAAATCTCGACTCGCCACAACTCGCGACTCTCGTCTATGAAGCGTTCGCCGCTCGTAAGGAAGGCCCCGAGATACTCGCCGATGCGATTTCCGGCAAGCAGCTCTCCGTCGAGATTGCGATGGAAGGGATCCGCGTCGCACAAGCCTCGGGACGTAATCTAAACACCTTGATCAACGCGCTCACGATCGCAGGTTCTCTGGAGCCCGTATCCAACGCCTTGACTGCCGATCAACGGCGCGGCTTACTCGCCCAAGTCATCACCATCGGCAACCCCACGCGCGGGAAAGCAATTTTTGAGCGCAAAAAAATGCAGTGTGTTACGTGTCACGCGATCGACAACGTCGGTGGCAAAGTCGGTCCCGACCTGACCTCCATTGGTGGCGCCATGCCCGCCGAAGCACTACTCGAGTCGCTGCTCAACCCAAGCAGTTCAATTAAGCAAGGTTATGAGACGGTGATTGTGACGCGGAACAGTGGTTCAATCGTCAGTGGCACCATGCAACGAACAACAGGTGACGCCATACTGATCCGAGATCAAGTCGGCAAGGTGATTTCTATTCCAAACGACGACATCGAGAGCGTCGATACCAGCCCCATCTCGCTGATGCCCCAAGGATTGACGTCGACGCTGCGGCGCGACGAACTGGTCGACTTGCTAAGGTATTTGACCACACTTGGAAAAGCAGATCAGAAAATCAAATAGGTGTCACCTGGCGATCCTTCGACCTCTTGTCTTGGTAACGATCGCAACCCAGAACATCGATGAGGCAATGCCCTCCAGATTCTCTGAGCATCTGCGGCAGGCGGGATGAGCGAGGGCCGCTGACGTACATTTCGCGCCCGATGCCGAACTTTGAGGAAGACCTCAGATTCCTCGGGCAAACGGCCAAGAAAAGGTTCGCAGGGGTCCTGAAACACGTAACACCAGCGAAAAATTCGCGTGTGATCGGCCAACGGATTACAGTCTAACCAGGATTCGACTTCCGCATTAGAAGTTGTCTAGACACTGCCCTTTCCTCTTTTCTGCGCTGGTCCAGCGATCACACGAAAAAGTCGAATCCGTACCCGTTTTCATGCGTTCTGTAAATCCTTGCGCAAGCGGCTTTAAAGAGGCACCTCGGCGGACGAACCAGCTTCAGGCTTTTCTCGTCATCGGTGGATTCTGTCAATTCTCGGGGAGTCGAAAAACCCTGGCAACGGTCGCGGAAGAGAAAACGAGCGAGACGCAACAACCGCGTCACGTTTGAGGCGTTAGAGCCACGTACGCTGTTGACGGGTGGGATCATTATCAGTGAAATTGCCGCCGACAATCACAACGAACTCTCGACTCGCATCCGAACTTCGGCAACCGATGAATTTGAAGGAACTTTGATCGAACCCGATCGGATCGAAATCTTCAATGCGTCAAGCCATACCGTGTCGCTAGCTGGAATGCATCTCACCGACGACGCTGACGAACCCCGCAAGTGGCCCTTTCCCAGCGATGCCAGTATCGACGCCGGAAAATTCCTGGTCGTGTTCGCATCAGAAGCCAACATCGATTCCACGGAACTCGATGAGCAAGGGTACTACCACACAAATTTTCGGCTCAGCGCTGAAGGTGAATTTCTCGCCCTAACCGACAGCGACGGCAACATTGCCGACGAATACAATCCCAATTTCCCTGCCACGGAAGGA
The window above is part of the Pirellulaceae bacterium genome. Proteins encoded here:
- a CDS encoding CRTAC1 family protein; translation: MIKKHWSVMNSQPPGGCWVMVFLAIGLSAGLGCRQSSEEALQANSTEVLSATVSKEPRVQPASHTKMLMRLRQIADKAPTEHPWLGSKNVEVWKNRLAAMDPQTNFKHWLIGYVRLAREEAKQGSEADAIDTLTKAYELLPKLSGKIPLEAENELRYRLALAYLRLGESQNCCAQNTADSCIMPIRGEGIHRRRQGSKQAIQFFEEVLANASTTSPVWLKSKWLLNLAHMTIEGYPHDVPHEYRISPDVFNSDEAWPRFVNVAPKMDLETFNLLGGVIVDDFNGDLHLDIMASTYDPTGQMRCFLSNGDGSFNDATEESQLAGILGGINMEQADYNNDGHVDIFVFRGAWCGESGRHPNSLLRNNGDGTFSDVTFAAGLESKSHPTQTGAWADYDNDGYLDLYVGNEHYGDVHAPSQLFHNNGDGTFTDVAASAGVENWRFAKGVSWGDYDHDRFPDLYVSNMLGLNRLYHNQGDGTFVDVAEQAGVALPKASFPTWFWDYNNDGHLDIYVATNLGGSKSLANVVDSYMGVSFKGETARLYQGNGSGRFRDVARQANLEQHVLPMGVNFGDLDNDGYLDFYLGTGYPDYEALMPNVMYHNQGGERFADITFSGGFGHLQKGHGIAFADLDNDGDQDVYAQLGGAYPGDRFSDALFENPGSANHWIAVRLIGTQSNRSAIGAQIKVTIDGRDSQIFRTVNSGGSFGANPLRQTIGIGKAENVQRLEIFWPTSGKTQEFHDLPADVLIRIVEDEDEFQVQNLTPVSLH
- a CDS encoding HEAT repeat domain-containing protein gives rise to the protein MSQTRFTVYITIVLCLWTTAHSLANELAHERPTGLVSHPLQNPLGLELHEVAFGWHVSGPTENQIAYEILVASNPQRLAANVGDLWESGWRQSTRHTRIVYRGTALPSNAQIGWKVRIKTKDGNVGPFSNAASFHTANHKPRDGNANPLPQTVRSRIVFLGNTLISRMDKYGYLETALTARWPRHDIIFRNLGWPADDVFGTARSEFGSDHNTQSWEPPKGEVGFGYTVLLQQVQEARPSTIFVGYGSVAAFAEDDASFQRFVTGYKRLLTALEATGATIVLLSPPRQEFLGPPLSDPAKRNVRLKRAAKTIHELARKRDHGFVDLYEKLIAENPQEHLTENGIHLSELGYRRLADVIVNELGLENHAAEVVCQDDGKVSLVRHGTVKNVVSTNRGFRFDLTADALETSSPVVIKAEGDNSLKIDGQVHTHVDDLHWHNGYAVAKSPDDEQAEELRRVIIEKNQLHRYRIRPLNKTYIFLFRRHEMGHLGYEREDLDRLVEEKEELIARLRAPRLHRYELERLEPWTAPKDYSDHYVPDHIPPPDVVAEQKSFQVAEGFQVNLFAANPMIANPINLNWDRRGRAWVSTSSTYPHLKPGHQPNDRIVILQDTNHDGRADQSTVFADGLLIPHSVMPVEGGAYVCSATELLFLADRDGDDRADERHVVYSGFGNADVHHMIHGLRSAPWGELYFLQSLYTNSFIETAWGNRRLNGGGVWRFQPAHKKLDVFARGMVNPWGLTFDEWGQSFSTDGAYYEGPIYVFPGAAFETAAGAERILPGLVAGKPKYTAAEFVSGRHMPEHWQGSLITNDFRGNRTVRYEIQEKGSGYSAMEVETVLQSSHIAFRPVDIKMGPDGALYVVDWYNAILGHGEVDFYHPDRDKSHGRIWRLTAKDRPTVPPPQIAGAKTADLLDMLKAPETWTRDQARRELTARDTSNRNVKRSSVSPARPNAAQTSADQIPDWLTSIDPHDPRAEHHRLEALWLARAVDVPNPELLDQVLASPDPRARAAAVRMTSHWFANLPDAFSQLAKAVEDDHPRVRLEAVNALRQVNSLAAANVALRSLDYPVDRDLDYAIWLTARTTQDEWLPALQAGKTVFDGNIDRMTFALSAVRNRRAIKPLIDLIRQGIIQGSEREKAIRTIAAMGDAQALGLLLNLTTDEVKLLPAIADGAATNQEVPEDTALIVDLLEHEHAQIREAAIRLSGHWIIDAAKTRLLRILSDADFSSTDRFLAADALARLGEFATLEQLAVGDKSLPIRTAAICAWAGIDPAKSAPAAVALLTNLDSPQLATLVYEAFAARKEGPEILADAISGKQLSVEIAMEGIRVAQASGRNLNTLINALTIAGSLEPVSNALTADQRRGLLAQVITIGNPTRGKAIFERKKMQCVTCHAIDNVGGKVGPDLTSIGGAMPAEALLESLLNPSSSIKQGYETVIVTRNSGSIVSGTMQRTTGDAILIRDQVGKVISIPNDDIESVDTSPISLMPQGLTSTLRRDELVDLLRYLTTLGKADQKIK
- a CDS encoding lamin tail domain-containing protein translates to MDSVNSRGVEKPWQRSRKRKRARRNNRVTFEALEPRTLLTGGIIISEIAADNHNELSTRIRTSATDEFEGTLIEPDRIEIFNASSHTVSLAGMHLTDDADEPRKWPFPSDASIDAGKFLVVFASEANIDSTELDEQGYYHTNFRLSAEGEFLALTDSDGNIADEYNPNFPATEGLTFGVAMHDKFFVGGQTSLE